A genomic region of Micromonospora sp. NBC_01796 contains the following coding sequences:
- the fabG gene encoding 3-oxoacyl-ACP reductase FabG, translated as MSEQSRVAIVTGAARGIGAATAQRLAADGLAVAVVDLDESAAGATVESIVAAGGRALAVGADVADRDQVQAAVERIAAELGAPAVLVNNAGVLRDNLLFKMTDADWDTVLGVHLRGAFLFTQAAQKYMVEQRWGRIVNLSSTSALGNRGQANYAAAKAGLQGFTKTLAIELGPFGVTANAVAPGFIVTDMTAATAARIGVEFAEFQRLGAAEIPVRRVGRPEDVAHTISFLASEGASFVSGQVIYVAGGPRD; from the coding sequence ATGTCGGAGCAGTCCCGAGTCGCCATCGTCACCGGCGCCGCCCGAGGCATCGGCGCGGCCACCGCCCAGCGGCTCGCCGCCGACGGACTGGCCGTCGCCGTGGTCGACCTCGACGAGTCGGCGGCCGGGGCCACCGTGGAGTCGATCGTCGCCGCCGGCGGCCGGGCACTCGCGGTCGGCGCCGACGTGGCCGACCGGGATCAGGTGCAGGCCGCGGTCGAGCGGATCGCCGCCGAACTCGGCGCGCCCGCCGTCCTGGTGAACAACGCCGGGGTGCTCCGGGACAACCTGCTGTTCAAGATGACCGACGCGGACTGGGACACCGTGCTCGGTGTGCACCTGCGGGGCGCGTTCCTGTTCACCCAGGCGGCCCAGAAGTACATGGTCGAGCAGCGCTGGGGTCGGATCGTCAACCTCTCCAGCACCTCCGCCCTGGGCAACCGGGGCCAGGCGAACTACGCGGCGGCCAAGGCGGGTCTGCAGGGCTTCACCAAGACTCTGGCGATCGAGTTGGGCCCGTTCGGCGTCACCGCGAACGCGGTCGCCCCCGGTTTCATCGTGACCGACATGACCGCCGCGACCGCGGCCCGGATCGGGGTCGAGTTCGCCGAGTTCCAGCGGCTCGGCGCGGCCGAGATCCCGGTCCGCCGGGTGGGTCGACCGGAGGATGTGGCGCACACCATCTCGTTCCT
- a CDS encoding DUF7657 domain-containing protein — MKDNNGFRGRTLRLGGKFVRSIWFFPALLTAALLLLTALQISGSSIGVYHSVLYGAQAEDTHTLFNNPQPIRSDEFIVNTQLTIAQDAAGYPRINPNIGQGEDVSLIVDVPYKEWSTVFKPHNLVFLVLPFDNAFAFKWWSMAYLLVLSCYFFVLALMPKRRWFATGLSLALLFAPFVQWWYQYITLGPLYYALFAATVFIFLVRSKRLLPSIAWGVLLAYLLTCFALVLYPPFQIPCALVVAAFAVGYLIEQGRLLPRRLLLRQLGIIAGSLGVGGALIGAFVATRIGVIETVQNTAYPGQRLIESGGFDVAHTFSGSTSFGLQFAEKAPLYQALSNQSENSNFLLVFPYLVVPSVFLLYRLFRTRRATDWPLLFTGIALLGLLSWMFVPHLGLVGKLLFLERVPHPRLLIGIGLLSFIGVVLFARRLDEEFARRREENRSALPGHRIVLGYTAVVLLVQVLLGLHVMDAYPGFMSERGLLISIIPITLVTYLVLRGRFAWGAAVLLVFSVGMTALIHPLYRGTDVLTRTPLSQAVRAIHAEDPGAVWATDVGSIQNFAYMNGARSMTGVYAYPQLDLWKTADETGQQEHVYNRYAHVWFNFDRDPAVTSPTTLNLLTPDHFEVNTEPCGAFLQQHQVRYVVTGTPLDGSCLELRETVPYPTATFLIYRIR, encoded by the coding sequence ATGAAAGACAACAATGGTTTCCGTGGCCGGACCCTGCGGCTCGGTGGGAAATTCGTCCGCAGCATCTGGTTCTTCCCGGCTCTGCTCACCGCCGCGTTGCTGCTGCTCACCGCCCTACAGATAAGCGGATCGTCGATCGGGGTCTACCACAGCGTTCTGTACGGCGCGCAGGCGGAGGACACCCACACGCTGTTCAACAATCCGCAGCCGATCCGCTCGGACGAGTTCATCGTCAACACCCAACTCACCATCGCGCAGGATGCCGCCGGGTACCCGAGGATCAACCCGAACATCGGGCAGGGCGAGGACGTCTCGCTGATCGTGGACGTCCCGTACAAAGAGTGGTCGACGGTTTTCAAGCCGCACAACCTGGTGTTCCTGGTGCTGCCGTTCGACAACGCCTTCGCCTTCAAATGGTGGTCGATGGCGTACCTGCTCGTGCTGAGCTGTTACTTCTTCGTGCTCGCTCTGATGCCGAAACGGCGTTGGTTCGCCACCGGTCTCTCCCTGGCGCTGCTGTTCGCCCCGTTCGTGCAGTGGTGGTACCAGTACATCACCCTCGGTCCGCTGTACTACGCACTGTTCGCGGCGACGGTCTTCATTTTCCTGGTCCGTTCGAAACGGCTGCTGCCCAGCATCGCCTGGGGCGTACTGCTGGCCTATCTGTTGACCTGTTTCGCGCTCGTGCTCTATCCGCCGTTCCAGATTCCCTGTGCCCTGGTGGTGGCCGCGTTTGCCGTGGGCTACCTGATCGAACAGGGGCGGTTGCTCCCGCGCCGGCTGCTGCTGCGGCAACTGGGCATCATCGCCGGGTCGCTCGGGGTCGGTGGCGCACTCATCGGTGCCTTCGTCGCGACCCGCATCGGTGTTATCGAAACCGTCCAGAACACCGCGTACCCCGGCCAGCGCCTCATCGAGAGCGGCGGCTTCGATGTGGCGCACACGTTCTCCGGCTCCACCAGCTTCGGCCTCCAGTTCGCGGAGAAGGCCCCGCTCTACCAGGCGCTGTCGAACCAGAGCGAGAACTCGAACTTCCTGCTCGTGTTCCCGTACCTGGTGGTGCCCTCCGTCTTCCTGCTCTACCGGTTGTTCCGCACCCGGCGTGCCACCGACTGGCCGCTGCTGTTCACCGGCATCGCCCTGCTGGGCCTGCTGTCCTGGATGTTCGTGCCCCACCTGGGCCTCGTCGGCAAGCTGCTGTTCCTGGAGCGGGTGCCGCACCCCCGGCTGCTCATCGGCATCGGACTGCTGAGTTTCATCGGGGTGGTCCTGTTCGCCCGGCGGCTGGACGAGGAATTCGCCCGGCGACGGGAGGAGAACCGGTCGGCGCTGCCGGGCCACCGGATCGTCCTCGGCTACACCGCCGTCGTGCTTCTCGTCCAGGTGCTGCTTGGCCTGCACGTGATGGACGCCTATCCGGGCTTCATGAGCGAGCGCGGCCTGCTCATCTCGATCATCCCGATCACGCTGGTCACCTACCTGGTGCTTCGTGGGCGCTTCGCCTGGGGTGCCGCCGTCCTGCTGGTCTTCTCGGTCGGCATGACCGCCCTCATCCATCCGCTCTACCGGGGCACCGACGTGCTGACCCGTACGCCGCTGTCCCAGGCCGTCCGCGCGATCCATGCCGAGGATCCCGGCGCCGTGTGGGCCACGGACGTCGGCAGCATCCAGAACTTCGCGTACATGAACGGCGCCCGGTCGATGACCGGGGTGTACGCGTACCCGCAGCTCGACCTGTGGAAGACCGCGGACGAGACGGGCCAGCAGGAACACGTCTACAACCGGTACGCCCACGTCTGGTTCAACTTCGACCGGGATCCCGCCGTCACGTCACCGACCACCCTGAACCTGCTGACGCCCGACCACTTCGAGGTCAACACCGAGCCGTGCGGAGCGTTCCTGCAACAGCACCAGGTGAGGTACGTCGTCACCGGAACCCCGCTCGACGGGTCGTGCCTGGAACTACGCGAAACGGTCCCCTACCCGACCGCCACGTTCCTCATCTACCGGATACGGTAG